The genomic interval AGGATTTTTAAATAAAATTGATATGAGAAAAGTGTCGTTAAAGCTACAATCTTGCCCCCATTGTATTTAACCTGAAGATATTTCATAAATGCACTAAAATAACAAACCTAACAATTTGGTAAAATGCCATATTGAGATGGATTTGCCCTCTGTTCCTTGGTAATTCTTTTAGGAATAACTAATAATAAAAAATTAATATTCTGAGCATTGTAAGCCAATAAAAGAAATACTGCAAAGTCCTATAGGACATTGAAGCAAACGTGTTATCAAAGTAAACTCACAAAAAAGTCGCCTGTGTTAGGTACTGTTTTGAAAGAGCAGAGAATTATGTGTCACTATGATGTTGAAGAAATACATGCTCAAATACGCCATAATGTAAAGCTATTGAGGGAAATGAAGGGAAAGAGTCAGCTTGAAATGGCGCTTGCTATCGGACACTCATCAGCAGCATTTTATGCCAAGGCAGAACTTGGTATTCAGCGTAAGAAATTCAATGTTGAGCATTTGGTAAAATTGCGAATGTTTTAGAAGTGGATATTCGGGATTTTTTCAATAATTCAAGAGAGTAGGGCTTTACATGTAAAGCCCTACTATGTTAACCAATGTTTGTATAAACAGCCTGTACGTCATCATCATCTTCGATTTTTTCGATGATTTTATCGACATCGACCATCTGCTCTTCGCTGAAGCTCACAGGATTGTTGGCGATGCGTTCCAAGTTGGCTTTGGTAAGGACAATGCCAAGGCGATCAAAGGCGGCATTGAGCGTTCCAAAGTTGGTGTAATCGGCATACACCAACACAACCCCATCTTCTTCCTCGATCTCTTCAAGTCCCGCGTCGATGAGTTCAAGTTCTAGCTCTTCGATGTCCATGTCTGCTGTTTTGGCAAACTCAAAAACCGCTTTGCGAGAGAACATAAATTCGAGTGAGCCATTATTGACCATCTCGCCGCCTGCTTTTTTAAACGCGCTTTTGATGTTCGCAACGCTACGTGTATTGTTGTCCGTTGCACACTCCACAAAAAAGAGTGAACCGTGCGGTCCTTTGCCTTCAAAGGTGACTTCACTCAGGGTTTGTGCATCTTTGCCAAGGGCTCGTTTAATTGCCGCATCGATGTTGTCTTTAGGCATATTTTCCGCTTTGGCGTTGAGGATCGCTGTTCTGAGTTTTGCATTGCTCTCAGGGTCTCCACCGCCTTCTTTTGCCGCCATCATAATGGTTCGGCCAAGTCTTGGAAATACGCGTGACATATTTCCCCATCGTTTCATTTTTGATGCTTTTCGGTATTCAAACGCTCTTCCCATAGGGGTCAATTCCTTGTGTCATGTTCTTAATAGTGCATTATTATAGCTTGTTTAACCCTTGTTTAAAATAAGAGATTTTTCTATAATCTATCAGCAATTCACACATTCAAAGGATGGTACGATGGAAAATCTTAAAAAAATTTATAAAAAACATGGCTTCGAGCTGATTTGTGTTCCCACGCAAGAAGAAGCGCTGAGTGTCGCGATGAGTTTTATTAAGCCGCACATGAGCATCGGATTTGGCGGATCGACGACGGTCAAACAAATTGGGCTGTATGACTATGTTACTTCTCGTAAGGACATTACACTTTTTAATCAGTACGAAGCGGGCATCAGCATGGAAGAAAATAGCGATCGAAGGCATAAAGGTATTCTCGCAGATCTTTACATCACGAGTACCAATGCCCTGACGAAAAATGGGGAGCTTGTCAATGCCGATGGCAGTGGAAACAGGGTTGCAGCGCAGATTTTTGGGCCTAAAAAAGTGCTGATTATCGCAGGCATCAATAAGTTGGTTGCAAACGTGGAAGAGGGCTTTGCGCGCATTCGCGATGTGGCAAGTCCTAAGAACATTGAGCGTATGAATAACCTTGCCATCAGTATGGGAAAAGAGCCACGCCATAACATGAGTAACATCGGTCGAAAATTTGCCTACATCAACGGTGATGACGAAGGGCGAACGACGATTATTTTAGTGGATGAAGCGCTTGGCTATTAAAATGCTTCGCAGGGAAACACTTTACATGTAAAGAGGTAATGGTGTGACTTTTTTAGATTCTCCAAGGAAATTTGCATTAAAGTAAAAGTATAAGAAGTTTATGGAGCCTTGGTCGTTAAAATAAGACTAACGGGGCTTCATAAGCCTTTGGTGTAATATCAAATTTCATAAGGAGCAATGGATGAAGAAATCACTTTTAGTAGGTGCAGTAGCCGTATGTTTGAGCGTTTCCGTGTATGCGGCAGAGTTTATCAACGTTTTGACGGGTGGAACGAGTGGGATTTATTATCCTCTGGGTGTCGCACTTTCGCAGATGTATGCCAAAGCGATTCCCGATTCTAAAACAGCGGTTCAAGCAACCAAGGCGAGTGTCGAAAACCTCAACCTTCTCCAAGCAGGACGCGGTGAAGTAGGCATCTCTTTAGGTGATTCCTTCTCCGATGCGTACAAAGGCGATGCAGATGCCGGCTTTAAAGCGCCACTTAGCAAGCTTCGTACCATTTCAGCCCTTTATCCCAACTACATTCACTTTGTCGCTGCCGCGGATTCTGGCATCAAGTCATTTGCTGACATCAAAGGCAAACGCATCTCTGTCGGTGCTCCAAAATCGGGTACCGCTTTGAATTCTAAAAAGATTTTAGAAGCAGCAGGCATTGACTACAAAGACTTTTCAAGAGTCGAGTACCTCTCGTATGCAGAATCCGTTGAACTCATGAAAAACAGACAACTGGATGTTACACTGCTTTCCTCTGGTGCTGGTGTAGCAGCACTTCGCGATCTTGCGACGTCTCAAAAAGTCGTTTTCTTGACGATTCCTGAGGAAATTGTCACAAAAATTGGTGATCCAGCGTACCAAGTTGGCATCATTCCTGCCAATACGTATGAAGGTCAAACAGAGGATGTTAAAACTGTTTCCGTTCAAAATTTCCTTGTCACACATGCTGGCGTTTCAGAGCAAACAGTTTATACGATGACCAAAACCATGTTTGAAAACCTAGACCAAATGGTCGCAGCGCACGCCGCAGCAAAAGGTATTAAACTCGAAAATGCTGCAAAAAATCCTCCTGCACCCTTGCATCCAGGAGCTGCGCGGTACTACAAAGAAGTGGGTATTTTAAAATAGACTTTTTATAAAACTCATTTTATAAAAAGGTAAAGCACTAAAGGTGCGTGGGCATTTCGTCTTGCAAAACGCAGTGTTAACGTAGTCTTTTCACAGAAACTTCGTTTTGAGCTTTGCTTTAAAGACGTGTAAAGAGTTCTGTAAGAACTCTACAAAAAAAGAGGAAGCTC from Sulfurospirillum multivorans DSM 12446 carries:
- a CDS encoding lactate utilization protein, yielding MENLKKIYKKHGFELICVPTQEEALSVAMSFIKPHMSIGFGGSTTVKQIGLYDYVTSRKDITLFNQYEAGISMEENSDRRHKGILADLYITSTNALTKNGELVNADGSGNRVAAQIFGPKKVLIIAGINKLVANVEEGFARIRDVASPKNIERMNNLAISMGKEPRHNMSNIGRKFAYINGDDEGRTTIILVDEALGY
- a CDS encoding TAXI family TRAP transporter solute-binding subunit, translating into MKKSLLVGAVAVCLSVSVYAAEFINVLTGGTSGIYYPLGVALSQMYAKAIPDSKTAVQATKASVENLNLLQAGRGEVGISLGDSFSDAYKGDADAGFKAPLSKLRTISALYPNYIHFVAAADSGIKSFADIKGKRISVGAPKSGTALNSKKILEAAGIDYKDFSRVEYLSYAESVELMKNRQLDVTLLSSGAGVAALRDLATSQKVVFLTIPEEIVTKIGDPAYQVGIIPANTYEGQTEDVKTVSVQNFLVTHAGVSEQTVYTMTKTMFENLDQMVAAHAAAKGIKLENAAKNPPAPLHPGAARYYKEVGILK
- a CDS encoding XRE family transcriptional regulator — translated: MKEQRIMCHYDVEEIHAQIRHNVKLLREMKGKSQLEMALAIGHSSAAFYAKAELGIQRKKFNVEHLVKLRMF
- a CDS encoding YebC/PmpR family DNA-binding transcriptional regulator — encoded protein: MGRAFEYRKASKMKRWGNMSRVFPRLGRTIMMAAKEGGGDPESNAKLRTAILNAKAENMPKDNIDAAIKRALGKDAQTLSEVTFEGKGPHGSLFFVECATDNNTRSVANIKSAFKKAGGEMVNNGSLEFMFSRKAVFEFAKTADMDIEELELELIDAGLEEIEEEDGVVLVYADYTNFGTLNAAFDRLGIVLTKANLERIANNPVSFSEEQMVDVDKIIEKIEDDDDVQAVYTNIG